From the genome of Candidatus Jidaibacter acanthamoeba, one region includes:
- a CDS encoding HU family DNA-binding protein: MSKAVSKKDLVSWLKKHNQGMSLNKLEEVIDIFFSEIATALVCGDRVELRGFGSMVVRKRGEKVARNPKTNQKIEVGNKGSLYFRPSKELVKQLNKSANDN; the protein is encoded by the coding sequence ATGAGTAAAGCAGTTAGTAAAAAAGATCTTGTATCTTGGTTAAAAAAACATAATCAAGGTATGTCACTTAATAAACTGGAAGAAGTAATAGATATTTTCTTTAGTGAAATTGCTACTGCTTTAGTTTGTGGTGATAGAGTTGAGCTTAGAGGCTTCGGTTCGATGGTGGTGAGAAAAAGAGGGGAGAAAGTTGCAAGAAACCCTAAAACTAATCAAAAAATTGAAGTTGGAAATAAAGGTTCCCTTTATTTTAGACCAAGTAAAGAACTTGTTAAGCAGCTTAACAAATCTGCTAATGATAATTAA
- the sppA gene encoding signal peptide peptidase SppA, with protein sequence MSFTSDQIFDRNKLKTQIANWRFFALLALILLLWSLFGNKANISSPSRYIARVQLEGIIMDDHERNLTLKELANDKNVKALIVHINSPGGSFVGGQNVYYALRKIADKKPVVAVMGEIAASGGYMSAIGADHILAREGTLTGSIGILLKSFEITELAERLGVKLQTLKTSIYKASPNPFEKMPLEVKNAVEDTIQDSFEVFFNMVQERRKIESDKLKTIANGRVYTGRQAFEYGLIDALGGEDEAIAWLAKDKNIKGLEVVDVSLVKQTSRLEKILDSTATILSNLKYTANTMVLQ encoded by the coding sequence ATGTCATTTACCTCAGATCAGATTTTCGATAGAAATAAACTTAAAACACAAATAGCTAATTGGCGGTTTTTTGCATTACTAGCTCTTATTTTATTACTTTGGAGCTTGTTTGGAAATAAAGCAAATATATCCTCTCCTTCAAGATATATAGCTAGGGTGCAGCTCGAAGGGATCATAATGGATGATCATGAGAGAAATTTGACCCTAAAGGAATTAGCAAATGATAAAAACGTTAAAGCTTTAATTGTACATATTAATAGTCCGGGCGGATCATTTGTCGGTGGACAAAACGTATATTATGCTTTAAGAAAAATTGCTGATAAAAAACCGGTGGTGGCAGTAATGGGTGAAATAGCGGCTTCCGGAGGATATATGTCTGCAATTGGAGCCGATCATATCTTAGCACGTGAAGGAACTTTAACCGGTTCAATAGGAATATTATTAAAATCCTTTGAAATTACTGAGCTTGCCGAACGTTTAGGTGTTAAGTTACAAACACTAAAAACATCTATTTACAAAGCTTCGCCTAATCCGTTTGAAAAAATGCCTTTAGAAGTAAAGAATGCAGTTGAAGATACCATTCAGGATAGCTTTGAGGTTTTCTTTAATATGGTTCAAGAAAGAAGAAAAATAGAAAGCGATAAATTAAAAACGATTGCAAATGGTAGAGTTTATACGGGAAGGCAAGCATTCGAATATGGTTTAATTGATGCTTTAGGGGGAGAAGATGAAGCAATCGCCTGGCTTGCAAAAGACAAAAATATAAAAGGCCTGGAAGTTGTTGATGTTAGCTTAGTTAAGCAAACCAGCAGGCTGGAAAAGATTTTGGATTCTACGGCTACTATTCTTTCTAATCTTAAATACACAGCTAATACAATGGTTTTACAATAA
- a CDS encoding carboxymuconolactone decarboxylase family protein gives MTKSYKEITGDISVYLSKMHKEIPDVMNSLGALSKSVSKNGVLDKKTKELIAMSLGVAARCDGCIGFHTKTLCELGTTREELLEALSMAIYMGGGPSTAYAAYALKAFEEFSNL, from the coding sequence ATGACTAAATCATATAAGGAAATTACCGGAGATATATCCGTATACTTAAGTAAAATGCATAAAGAAATTCCGGATGTAATGAATAGTTTAGGGGCTTTATCTAAAAGCGTTAGTAAAAACGGAGTTTTAGATAAAAAGACAAAAGAACTGATTGCTATGTCGCTTGGGGTTGCTGCTCGCTGTGATGGTTGCATTGGGTTCCACACTAAAACATTATGTGAACTGGGAACCACGCGTGAAGAATTATTGGAAGCGCTTTCTATGGCTATTTACATGGGCGGCGGGCCTTCTACAGCTTATGCGGCATATGCGCTTAAAGCTTTTGAAGAATTCAGTAATTTGTAA
- a CDS encoding ankyrin repeat domain-containing protein, with protein sequence MSNDLYRNKEFTVLYVASNFGDTDKVKTLLENGHDPNVRASGYNQTPLHTCGNSKIAEMLISYGADLTARNKGGKTPYEDISFHYCISEKYKENDNI encoded by the coding sequence ATGAGTAATGATTTGTATCGTAATAAAGAGTTTACTGTTTTATATGTTGCCAGTAATTTCGGTGATACGGATAAAGTTAAAACATTATTGGAAAACGGTCATGATCCTAATGTCAGAGCAAGCGGATATAATCAAACACCTTTGCATACATGCGGTAATTCAAAAATAGCTGAAATGTTAATTTCATATGGTGCCGATCTTACTGCTAGAAATAAAGGCGGAAAAACGCCATATGAAGATATAAGTTTTCATTATTGTATTAGCGAAAAATATAAAGAAAATGATAATATTTAA
- a CDS encoding NAD-dependent succinate-semialdehyde dehydrogenase — protein sequence MEFINKCFINGKWVDAVSGETFSVYNPATGEVIGSVPFCSTIDAQLAIKSAGDAFLPWKKTTGKERSKILRKFYELIISNKEQLAKIMVMEQGKVIAEARTEIEYGASFIEWFAEEAKRIYGDIVPKLKAEQKLFTFKEPVGVVAAITPWNFPSAMITRKIAPALAAGCTVIVKPSEETPYSALFLAKLAQEAGLPDGVLNIIFGDANAIGDALTLSPEVRMLTFTGSTSVGKLLMEKCSKTVKKVTLELGGNAPFIVFEDANIKEVVKGLLASKLRNGGQSCICVNRVYIHINIFEEFLKRLKAEFNNIKVGNGLDETNNIGALINEKAVNKVNILVSNALQNGGEILYQAEIDRSSPCFLAPLIISNNSDNTLIAKEEIFAPVISLFKFENEDEVIDRANATNYGLAAYVYTEDMRKAWRVSEELQYGMVAINDVGISSEVASFGGVKESGIGREGGRSGILEYLEDKFIVMR from the coding sequence ATGGAATTTATAAATAAATGCTTTATTAACGGAAAGTGGGTAGATGCAGTTTCAGGAGAAACTTTTTCCGTGTATAATCCTGCAACCGGAGAAGTTATCGGGTCAGTCCCTTTTTGTTCGACGATTGATGCACAATTGGCAATTAAATCAGCCGGAGATGCATTTTTGCCATGGAAGAAAACTACCGGAAAAGAACGTAGTAAAATTTTACGCAAATTCTATGAGCTCATAATATCAAATAAAGAGCAACTTGCAAAGATCATGGTTATGGAACAAGGTAAAGTTATTGCCGAAGCAAGAACGGAAATTGAGTACGGAGCTTCATTCATTGAATGGTTCGCCGAAGAAGCTAAAAGAATTTACGGTGATATTGTGCCTAAACTTAAAGCAGAGCAAAAATTATTTACTTTTAAAGAGCCAGTCGGGGTGGTAGCTGCTATAACTCCTTGGAACTTTCCTTCAGCTATGATTACAAGAAAAATTGCCCCTGCGCTTGCAGCAGGATGTACCGTCATAGTTAAGCCTTCCGAGGAAACTCCTTATTCCGCATTATTTTTGGCAAAGCTAGCTCAAGAAGCCGGGCTTCCTGATGGTGTGCTAAATATAATATTCGGAGATGCAAATGCAATCGGGGATGCTTTAACTTTAAGCCCTGAGGTTAGGATGTTAACTTTTACCGGCTCAACAAGTGTAGGTAAATTATTAATGGAAAAATGCAGTAAAACCGTTAAAAAAGTTACGCTTGAGCTGGGCGGTAATGCACCGTTTATTGTATTTGAGGATGCAAACATTAAAGAAGTCGTTAAAGGATTGCTAGCTTCAAAGCTAAGGAACGGAGGACAAAGTTGTATTTGCGTAAATCGAGTTTATATCCATATAAATATTTTTGAAGAATTTTTAAAACGACTAAAAGCAGAATTTAACAACATAAAAGTCGGTAACGGACTTGATGAAACTAACAACATTGGAGCACTTATTAACGAGAAAGCTGTAAATAAGGTAAATATATTAGTGAGCAATGCTTTACAAAACGGCGGAGAAATTTTATATCAGGCGGAAATTGATAGGTCTTCCCCTTGCTTTTTAGCGCCTCTAATTATTAGTAATAATTCAGATAATACTCTGATTGCAAAAGAAGAAATTTTTGCTCCGGTAATTTCATTATTTAAGTTTGAAAATGAGGATGAAGTAATAGATAGGGCGAATGCAACTAATTACGGCCTTGCTGCTTATGTTTATACTGAAGATATGCGAAAAGCTTGGCGAGTGAGCGAGGAGTTGCAATATGGTATGGTTGCAATAAATGATGTCGGCATATCAAGCGAAGTTGCTTCTTTCGGTGGGGTTAAAGAATCCGGTATCGGTAGAGAAGGGGGAAGATCAGGTATTTTAGAATATTTGGAAGATAAATTTATTGTAATGAGATAA
- the tolB gene encoding Tol-Pal system beta propeller repeat protein TolB yields the protein MLNRVIIFCSLVLLQVNIAQALVEIDITRGNVEAMPIAVDRFKGTGDFSKEIGEKLEQVISNDLENSGLFRPINKNAFLENITLDKAPTYSNWRKINATSLISGQVEIKDSNHINIKFKMWDPYNEIQLEGGSYTVSKNAWRRVAHKIADVIYKRLTGEEGYFDTRILFIAESGTYTKRIKKLAIMDQDGANLKLLSNGSDLVITPRFDPNSQRAIFMSYKNLVPKVYMLDLETGTQKLVGDFPGMSFAPRFSPDGNYAIMSVAKSGTTNIFEIDLRSNFVKQLTYDRAVINTSPSYSPDGTKITFNSDRGGSRQLYVMDRDGSNIKRISFGGGSYATPVWSPRGDYIAFTKMQHRKFYIGVMRVDGSGERLLTSSWLDEGPTWSPNGRVIMFERQKPGGKSNIYAIDITGYHERIIETPGDASDPAWSPLLK from the coding sequence ATGCTGAATAGAGTTATTATTTTTTGTTCATTAGTACTATTGCAGGTTAACATAGCTCAGGCGTTAGTTGAGATTGATATCACCAGAGGAAACGTTGAGGCCATGCCAATTGCAGTTGATAGATTCAAAGGAACTGGTGATTTTAGTAAGGAAATCGGAGAAAAACTTGAGCAAGTCATCAGTAATGATCTTGAAAACTCAGGACTTTTCAGACCTATCAATAAAAATGCATTCTTAGAAAATATAACTTTAGACAAGGCACCCACATATTCCAATTGGCGAAAAATTAATGCTACTTCATTAATTTCAGGTCAGGTTGAAATAAAAGATTCAAACCATATTAATATTAAGTTTAAAATGTGGGATCCATATAACGAGATTCAGCTTGAAGGAGGAAGTTACACGGTTTCCAAAAACGCCTGGAGAAGAGTAGCGCATAAAATTGCAGATGTAATTTACAAAAGGCTGACCGGGGAAGAAGGGTACTTTGATACCAGAATTCTCTTTATAGCTGAAAGCGGGACATATACCAAGCGCATAAAAAAACTAGCTATAATGGATCAGGACGGAGCAAACTTAAAGTTGCTGAGTAATGGCAGTGATCTGGTTATTACCCCAAGGTTTGACCCTAATAGCCAAAGAGCTATTTTTATGTCCTATAAAAATTTAGTACCGAAAGTTTATATGCTGGATTTGGAAACGGGAACACAAAAACTAGTCGGTGATTTTCCGGGTATGTCATTTGCACCCCGCTTTTCCCCTGACGGTAATTATGCAATTATGTCGGTTGCAAAGAGCGGAACAACCAATATTTTTGAAATTGATTTAAGAAGTAATTTCGTTAAGCAGTTAACTTACGATCGTGCGGTTATTAATACCTCTCCTTCATATTCACCTGACGGGACTAAAATTACTTTTAATTCCGATAGAGGTGGTTCAAGGCAGCTTTATGTTATGGATCGTGACGGTTCGAATATAAAAAGAATTAGTTTTGGTGGAGGTTCTTATGCAACCCCCGTATGGTCGCCGAGGGGTGATTATATAGCATTTACTAAAATGCAGCATAGAAAATTTTATATCGGGGTGATGAGAGTTGACGGCAGCGGTGAAAGATTGCTTACTTCGAGTTGGTTGGATGAAGGGCCAACCTGGTCTCCGAATGGTAGGGTTATTATGTTCGAAAGACAAAAGCCCGGTGGTAAAAGTAATATTTACGCAATTGATATTACAGGTTATCATGAAAGAATAATTGAAACACCAGGTGATGCTTCAGACCCTGCTTGGTCGCCGCTTTTAAAATAG
- a CDS encoding 2-hydroxymuconate tautomerase, which produces MPVLVVNMMEGRTDDQKRSLVENVTNAVCESLKCESHKVKIIINEMPGNGYAIGGKLMQDTDEKYKKR; this is translated from the coding sequence ATGCCGGTACTAGTAGTTAATATGATGGAAGGAAGGACTGATGATCAAAAAAGATCATTAGTTGAAAATGTTACTAACGCGGTTTGTGAATCTTTAAAATGCGAATCGCATAAAGTGAAAATTATTATTAATGAAATGCCGGGCAACGGTTATGCTATCGGCGGTAAATTAATGCAGGATACCGACGAAAAATATAAAAAGAGGTAA
- the gyrA gene encoding DNA gyrase subunit A: MSKGENLNLEFFNVLPVKIEDEMRKSYLDYAMSVIVSRALPDARDGLKPVHRRILFSMYEMSNFHDKPYKKSARIVGDVIGKYHPHGNDSIYLALVRMAQDFSLRIPLIDGQGNFGSMDGDSPAQMRYTEVRLAKISSAILNDIDKGTVDFQDNYDGSEKEPRVLPTRFPNLLVNGTNGIAVGMATNIPTHNLGEVIDACCAYIENPEITAEELTAYVPGPDFPTGGLILGREKAKKALMTGRGSVIVRGKTEFEEIGGRQAIIINEIPYQVNKAELVKHIEHLTKEKIIEGIYELRDESNKLGVRVVIELKKDVVSNVILKQLYKFTELQSSFAYNTLALNKGIPIVMSIRDIIAAFVEFREEVVARRTSFLLSKARDKAHVLIGLYLAVSNIDEVIALIKASPDAAAAKVRLMERSWQAQMVESLLSLVDDYRNNLVNGTCYFTEEQAKAILEMRLQRLTGLEKEKIENELKELAAEIKEYLSILSSREKLYAIILTELAEVKQQFATPRKTDFELNEAEVDIEDLIQKEEMVVTLTLTGYVKRVPLNAYRSQKRGGKGRSALSMHDEDLTTDIIASNTHTTLLFFSDIGKVYKTKVYQLPLGTPQSKGRALVNLFPLSDGEKINNIMAFPEDKSTWDQLNIMFSTSNGNIRRNSLLDFVNIQSNGKIAIKLDDNDKLIGVAVCESHDHMLLSTRMGKSIRFPVDSVRVFKSRSSDGVRGIRLAREGDAVISLSVLKGAEIGMEKRDEFLKISENIRMMIAANPEDQSAINKLNRYTFEKLTKEEAVELAKNEEYILAITENGYGKRTSAYEYRITDRGGQGVLNINTSKRNGSVVASFPVHEDEQIILITNRGTLIRTRVHDIRITGRNAMGVKIFDVKEAEKVISVTRVYEAEEEAEIIAEAVSGNVNADGSSDSAPLLITE, from the coding sequence TTGAGTAAAGGTGAAAATTTAAATTTAGAATTTTTTAACGTATTACCAGTTAAAATTGAAGATGAGATGAGAAAGTCTTACCTTGATTATGCAATGAGCGTAATCGTAAGTAGGGCGCTTCCAGATGCGAGAGACGGTTTAAAACCGGTGCATCGCAGAATATTATTCTCAATGTATGAAATGAGTAACTTTCATGATAAACCTTATAAAAAATCCGCAAGAATTGTCGGGGATGTAATAGGTAAATATCACCCGCACGGGAATGACTCGATTTATCTTGCATTAGTAAGAATGGCACAAGATTTCTCACTTAGAATTCCCCTCATTGACGGCCAGGGTAACTTCGGGTCTATGGATGGAGATTCGCCGGCGCAAATGCGTTATACCGAGGTTAGGCTTGCTAAAATCTCCTCAGCCATACTTAACGATATAGATAAAGGCACGGTTGATTTTCAAGATAACTATGATGGTTCGGAAAAAGAGCCGAGAGTTCTTCCGACTAGATTCCCAAACCTATTAGTAAATGGTACCAACGGTATTGCAGTCGGAATGGCAACAAATATTCCAACCCATAATCTTGGTGAAGTTATTGATGCATGTTGTGCTTATATTGAAAATCCTGAAATTACTGCTGAGGAACTAACCGCTTATGTACCGGGACCTGACTTCCCGACGGGAGGGTTAATTCTAGGTCGTGAGAAAGCTAAAAAAGCACTTATGACAGGCAGAGGCTCTGTAATCGTCAGAGGGAAAACGGAATTTGAGGAAATCGGCGGCAGACAAGCGATTATTATTAACGAAATACCTTATCAGGTTAATAAAGCTGAGCTAGTTAAACATATTGAGCACTTAACTAAAGAAAAGATAATTGAAGGTATCTATGAACTAAGAGATGAATCAAACAAGCTCGGTGTAAGGGTCGTAATCGAACTTAAGAAAGATGTTGTCTCTAACGTAATATTAAAACAGCTGTATAAATTTACCGAACTTCAATCTTCTTTTGCTTATAATACCCTTGCGCTTAATAAAGGTATCCCGATAGTTATGTCAATCAGAGACATAATTGCAGCATTTGTTGAATTTAGAGAAGAAGTAGTGGCGCGCAGAACTTCTTTCCTTTTATCTAAAGCCAGGGATAAAGCACACGTATTAATCGGGTTATACTTAGCAGTAAGTAATATTGATGAAGTGATTGCATTAATTAAAGCTTCACCTGATGCGGCAGCGGCAAAAGTAAGGTTAATGGAGAGATCCTGGCAAGCGCAAATGGTTGAATCATTACTAAGTTTAGTTGATGATTATAGAAACAACCTGGTTAACGGCACTTGCTATTTTACTGAAGAGCAGGCAAAAGCCATACTGGAAATGAGACTACAAAGGCTTACCGGTTTAGAAAAAGAAAAAATAGAAAATGAGCTGAAAGAACTTGCAGCTGAGATTAAAGAGTATTTAAGCATTCTTTCTTCAAGAGAAAAATTATATGCAATTATACTTACTGAGCTTGCGGAAGTTAAACAGCAATTTGCAACTCCTCGAAAAACTGATTTTGAATTGAATGAAGCCGAAGTTGATATTGAAGACTTAATTCAGAAAGAAGAAATGGTGGTAACCCTTACTTTAACCGGATATGTTAAAAGGGTTCCACTTAATGCTTATAGGTCGCAAAAACGCGGAGGTAAAGGTAGGTCAGCGCTTTCAATGCATGATGAAGACCTTACGACCGACATAATTGCAAGTAACACCCATACGACATTATTGTTCTTTTCGGATATCGGTAAAGTTTATAAAACAAAAGTTTATCAATTACCACTGGGTACCCCTCAATCCAAGGGGAGGGCATTGGTTAACTTATTCCCGCTCTCCGATGGTGAGAAAATTAATAATATTATGGCTTTCCCGGAAGATAAATCTACCTGGGATCAATTAAATATTATGTTCTCAACTTCCAACGGTAATATAAGACGTAATAGTTTACTTGATTTTGTAAATATTCAATCCAACGGTAAGATTGCCATCAAACTTGATGATAATGATAAACTTATCGGTGTTGCAGTTTGCGAATCTCATGATCATATGCTGCTTTCAACCAGAATGGGTAAATCGATTCGTTTCCCGGTAGATTCGGTAAGGGTATTTAAGAGCAGATCTTCGGATGGTGTAAGAGGTATTAGGCTTGCCAGAGAAGGAGATGCGGTGATCTCACTATCAGTTTTAAAAGGGGCTGAAATAGGGATGGAGAAGCGTGATGAATTCTTAAAAATAAGTGAAAATATAAGAATGATGATTGCTGCGAACCCGGAAGATCAGAGCGCAATAAACAAACTAAACAGATATACTTTCGAGAAATTAACTAAAGAAGAAGCTGTTGAGTTGGCTAAGAATGAAGAATATATACTGGCAATAACCGAAAACGGTTATGGAAAACGTACCTCGGCATATGAGTATAGAATAACGGATAGAGGCGGGCAGGGTGTACTAAATATAAATACCTCAAAACGTAACGGCTCCGTTGTTGCAAGCTTCCCGGTACATGAAGATGAGCAAATTATTTTGATCACAAACCGTGGTACATTAATTAGAACCAGGGTACATGATATTAGAATCACAGGCAGAAATGCCATGGGAGTAAAAATATTTGATGTTAAAGAAGCTGAGAAAGTTATTTCTGTGACAAGAGTATATGAAGCGGAAGAAGAAGCTGAAATTATAGCTGAGGCGGTTAGCGGTAACGTGAATGCTGATGGAAGCAGTGATTCTGCTCCACTTCTAATCACGGAATAG
- a CDS encoding trypsin-like peptidase domain-containing protein codes for MVTRIITFFLLILLSPLISHADKPLLNSNIQNAKRGIVSISNKLVTSLYASDTSKEIFGTGFVVDKKEGLIITNEHLASKQRISDYKVSFFNGREAEAKFLYSDPWIDFALLKVNPKDIPQNVVQLEFSNTPIENEGSVTIIGNNQGNNFSVQTGVISNLYESWGAFPSQNMIISLNTKGGSSGSPILNNRGKVIALNYAADQTYAAAIPIAYIRDALQYLSKNKIPPRRDIGAILEYYSLDKAATFSNFPKGIIDNYINKYPGSFSKALKVSTVLEESPAHGILQPGDIIWKVNNTEIGPKLYEYQKLLNISSDDSVNLEVYRNGKLISLKVPLYNLYDLEPSKFVMFGGATFVEVDNFLKLTTGAPKGKVFVTNVNIGSSFDVLPWIKINNYGLVYLINVVSINNTPINNLDDLIKIIPELTETKNFKINFKNYAYYQGFDSVPYTNRNEFELEIKYNSPDSEPTLMKFDNKKLEWVSQKIQELQNK; via the coding sequence ATGGTCACAAGAATCATAACATTTTTTCTGCTTATCTTATTATCTCCGTTAATTTCTCACGCTGATAAACCTTTATTAAATTCAAATATACAAAATGCTAAACGCGGAATTGTAAGCATTAGTAATAAGCTGGTTACTTCACTTTATGCTTCGGATACCAGCAAAGAAATTTTCGGCACCGGTTTTGTGGTAGATAAAAAAGAAGGATTAATTATAACTAATGAGCATTTAGCTTCAAAACAAAGGATTAGTGATTATAAAGTCAGCTTTTTTAACGGCAGGGAAGCTGAGGCAAAATTTCTTTACAGTGACCCGTGGATAGATTTTGCATTATTGAAAGTAAACCCGAAAGATATTCCTCAAAATGTTGTGCAACTGGAGTTTAGTAATACACCTATTGAAAATGAAGGAAGTGTAACCATTATCGGCAATAATCAAGGTAATAACTTTTCCGTTCAAACCGGAGTTATCAGCAACCTATATGAGTCATGGGGAGCCTTCCCAAGTCAAAATATGATTATTAGCTTAAACACTAAAGGTGGATCAAGCGGTTCACCTATATTAAATAATAGAGGAAAAGTTATAGCTTTAAATTATGCTGCAGATCAAACTTACGCTGCTGCTATTCCGATTGCTTACATTAGGGATGCACTACAATACTTAAGCAAAAATAAAATACCTCCGAGAAGAGATATAGGAGCCATACTTGAATATTACTCACTTGATAAAGCAGCTACGTTTTCCAATTTCCCTAAAGGCATTATAGATAATTATATTAATAAATATCCGGGCTCTTTCAGCAAAGCACTAAAAGTGAGTACAGTGCTTGAAGAATCTCCAGCACACGGAATATTGCAACCCGGAGATATTATTTGGAAAGTAAATAACACTGAGATCGGGCCTAAGCTTTATGAATATCAAAAGCTTTTAAATATATCTTCAGATGATTCAGTTAATTTAGAGGTTTACAGAAACGGTAAGCTAATAAGTTTAAAAGTTCCATTATATAACTTATATGATTTAGAACCTTCTAAGTTTGTCATGTTCGGCGGAGCAACTTTTGTTGAGGTCGATAATTTTTTAAAGTTAACTACAGGAGCACCTAAAGGCAAAGTCTTTGTAACCAATGTTAATATAGGTTCAAGCTTTGATGTTTTACCTTGGATTAAAATTAACAACTACGGACTAGTCTATCTCATTAACGTGGTAAGTATAAATAATACTCCCATTAATAACTTAGATGATTTAATAAAAATAATTCCTGAACTTACTGAAACTAAAAACTTTAAAATTAATTTTAAAAATTATGCTTATTACCAAGGTTTCGACTCAGTTCCCTATACTAATAGAAATGAATTTGAATTAGAAATTAAATATAACTCGCCCGATTCCGAACCCACGCTGATGAAATTTGATAATAAAAAACTGGAATGGGTATCTCAAAAAATTCAGGAATTACAAAATAAATAG
- the era gene encoding GTPase Era, producing the protein MSDKITKCLKVGLIGEPNAGKSTLINQLIGEKISIVSPKVQTTRTLTRGILNVGSTQLVFIDTPGIFKPSKTLEKYIVNNARAGIDESDLICVLIDAKRGLTPELNRIIVSIKDKPLIAAINKVDLIKKDLLLKLAEDINRLNIFKEIFMISALKNDGVKDVVNHLVSQAPNSPWYYEEDLYTDTPSRSLAEEITREQLFLLLNRELPYSLKVETEKWEDQKDGSLKLHQAIVILRSTHKNIVVGAGGQKIKEVGRRARLELQKILERKVHLFLYVKVREDWVDKELG; encoded by the coding sequence ATGTCTGATAAAATTACAAAATGTTTAAAAGTCGGTTTGATTGGCGAGCCGAATGCCGGTAAATCAACTCTTATCAACCAACTTATCGGTGAAAAAATCTCGATTGTGAGCCCAAAAGTCCAAACTACTAGAACTCTGACCAGAGGCATTCTAAATGTTGGGAGTACTCAGCTTGTTTTTATTGATACCCCGGGGATTTTTAAGCCAAGCAAAACTTTAGAAAAATACATTGTCAATAATGCTAGAGCAGGAATTGACGAATCAGATTTAATCTGTGTACTGATTGACGCGAAAAGAGGTTTAACCCCTGAGCTAAATAGAATTATTGTAAGTATTAAAGATAAACCGCTGATTGCAGCCATTAATAAGGTGGATTTAATTAAGAAAGATCTGCTGTTAAAATTAGCCGAAGATATAAACAGATTAAATATATTTAAAGAAATCTTTATGATATCTGCGCTTAAAAATGACGGCGTTAAGGATGTGGTAAACCATTTAGTAAGCCAAGCGCCGAATTCTCCTTGGTACTATGAAGAAGATTTATATACGGATACCCCAAGTAGAAGCTTGGCGGAAGAAATTACTCGTGAGCAGTTGTTTTTATTACTTAACAGAGAGCTGCCGTATTCTTTAAAAGTGGAAACCGAAAAATGGGAAGATCAGAAAGACGGCAGTCTAAAACTCCATCAAGCAATTGTGATACTTAGATCAACCCATAAAAATATAGTAGTCGGAGCCGGCGGCCAAAAAATCAAAGAAGTCGGCAGAAGAGCAAGGCTTGAGCTGCAAAAAATTTTAGAGCGTAAGGTTCACCTTTTTTTATATGTAAAAGTTCGTGAGGATTGGGTGGATAAAGAACTCGGGTAA
- the rnc gene encoding ribonuclease III, which produces MQINYKFKDLQLLKLALTHPSVAKNSDTKNATYERLEFLGDSVLGLVIAEAIYKKFPDADEGELSTMHAKLVSKDIVSEIAESINLGEDLILDSGEDTNGGRENPGNLEDAMEAVIAAIYLDGGYATILSIVENLWGKHLSNKALLTEKNIKSRLQEDVQHMGLVIPVYEIVEKTGLDHSPHFKVKVVVENIGSAIGEGKSKKQAEVAAAALMLKIMEKNNV; this is translated from the coding sequence ATGCAGATTAATTATAAATTTAAAGACCTGCAATTACTTAAACTTGCCTTAACGCATCCGAGTGTTGCTAAAAACTCAGATACTAAAAATGCAACCTACGAGCGACTGGAATTCTTAGGGGATAGTGTTTTAGGGTTGGTAATTGCTGAAGCAATATATAAGAAATTCCCGGATGCAGATGAAGGGGAGCTTTCAACTATGCATGCAAAACTTGTTAGTAAAGATATAGTCTCGGAAATTGCCGAAAGCATAAATCTCGGAGAAGATTTAATTTTAGATAGCGGAGAGGATACCAACGGAGGTAGAGAAAATCCCGGGAACCTGGAAGATGCTATGGAAGCGGTGATTGCAGCTATTTATCTGGATGGAGGTTATGCTACCATACTGAGCATAGTTGAAAATTTATGGGGTAAGCACCTCAGTAATAAAGCGCTGCTGACCGAAAAAAATATTAAATCCAGGTTGCAGGAAGATGTGCAGCATATGGGACTTGTAATTCCGGTTTATGAAATTGTTGAAAAAACGGGTTTAGATCATTCTCCCCACTTTAAAGTAAAGGTTGTTGTGGAAAATATAGGGAGCGCAATCGGCGAAGGGAAATCAAAAAAACAAGCTGAAGTAGCAGCAGCTGCTCTAATGTTAAAAATAATGGAAAAAAATAATGTCTGA